In one window of Halomarina pelagica DNA:
- a CDS encoding RNA methyltransferase: MTRTVLVPSSLARESRDKREATRKLGYVARAATVFRADRLVVYPDRSGERRWGGGFVRTVLAYAATPPYLRKEAWGRRDELEYVGVLPPLRAVTQTGSGSDDSGSLRQGIVTEVGSDGRVRVNCGLQHPISLPVPPETAVEQGERVTIRVSSRRPLRARIVDVPPPGLAVEESELDTTLSRPDAGVRIAASRHGEELTVARLGELAPRVRDGFTVAFGAPERGLPEILGVEPPRPDPRDDTDAVTDGDSRSHTEPDAQTRFDLWLNTVPNQGSDVVRTEEAMFATLACLNLE; encoded by the coding sequence TGACACGTACCGTACTCGTGCCGTCGTCCCTCGCCCGAGAGTCCCGCGACAAGCGGGAAGCGACACGCAAGCTGGGATACGTCGCCCGCGCGGCGACGGTGTTCCGCGCCGATCGCCTCGTCGTCTACCCCGACCGCTCGGGGGAGCGGCGATGGGGCGGCGGGTTCGTTCGCACCGTGCTGGCCTACGCGGCCACGCCACCCTACCTCCGAAAGGAAGCGTGGGGACGGCGCGACGAACTGGAGTACGTGGGCGTGCTGCCGCCGCTCCGCGCTGTGACACAGACCGGCTCCGGATCGGACGATTCGGGGTCGTTAAGACAGGGAATCGTGACCGAGGTCGGATCTGACGGGCGCGTTCGGGTCAATTGCGGCCTGCAACACCCGATCTCCCTGCCCGTCCCGCCGGAGACGGCGGTCGAGCAGGGGGAGCGCGTTACCATCAGGGTCTCTTCGCGACGGCCACTCCGCGCTCGCATCGTCGACGTCCCACCGCCGGGACTGGCGGTCGAGGAGTCGGAGCTCGATACGACGCTCTCGCGTCCCGACGCCGGCGTCCGCATCGCCGCGTCGCGCCACGGCGAGGAACTCACAGTCGCGCGCCTGGGCGAACTCGCCCCGCGCGTGCGTGATGGGTTCACCGTGGCGTTCGGGGCACCGGAACGTGGCCTCCCGGAGATACTCGGGGTCGAGCCGCCGCGGCCCGACCCCCGCGACGACACCGACGCCGTCACCGACGGCGACTCGCGGTCTCACACCGAACCGGACGCCCAGACCCGGTTCGACCTCTGGCTGAATACGGTTCCGAACCAGGGCAGCGACGTCGTCCGAACGGAGGAAGCGATGTTCGCGACGCTCGCCTGCCTCAACCTCGAATAA
- a CDS encoding 50S ribosomal protein L3 has translation MPQPSRPRKGSMGFSPRVRASSEVPRISTWPGDDGQPGLQGFAGYKAGMSHVVLVNDEPNSPREGMEETVPVTVVETPPMRAVALRAYEDTAYGLRPLTEVWTDEFHEDLERAIDLPEGSGGQEQLIRDALESGDLGDVRLITHTLPSALPGVPKKKPDVMETRVGGGSLEDRVEYGLDLVDEGGEHTASDVFRAGEFVDVAGITQGKGTQGPVKRWGVQKRKGKHARQGWRRRIGNLGPWNPSRVRSTVPQQGQTGYHQRTELNKRVIALGDEEVTPDGGFVNYGEVGGDYMLVKGSLPGPKKRLLRFRPAVRPSETPRLDPEVRYVSTESNQG, from the coding sequence ATGCCACAACCAAGCAGACCACGAAAAGGCTCGATGGGCTTCAGCCCCCGCGTCCGTGCGTCGAGCGAGGTGCCCCGTATCAGCACCTGGCCCGGCGACGACGGACAGCCGGGGCTCCAGGGCTTCGCCGGCTACAAGGCCGGCATGTCCCACGTCGTGCTCGTCAACGACGAGCCCAACTCGCCCCGCGAGGGGATGGAGGAGACCGTCCCTGTCACGGTCGTCGAGACCCCGCCCATGCGGGCGGTCGCCCTTCGAGCCTACGAGGACACCGCGTACGGCCTCCGTCCGCTCACCGAGGTCTGGACCGACGAGTTCCACGAGGACCTCGAACGGGCCATCGACCTCCCCGAGGGGAGCGGCGGCCAGGAACAGCTGATCCGGGACGCGCTGGAGTCCGGCGACCTCGGCGACGTGCGCCTCATCACGCACACGCTGCCGAGCGCCCTCCCCGGCGTCCCGAAGAAGAAACCCGACGTGATGGAGACGCGCGTCGGCGGGGGCAGCCTCGAAGACCGCGTCGAGTACGGGCTCGACCTCGTCGACGAGGGCGGCGAACACACCGCCTCGGACGTGTTCCGGGCGGGCGAGTTCGTCGACGTCGCCGGCATCACCCAGGGCAAGGGGACGCAGGGTCCCGTAAAGCGCTGGGGCGTCCAGAAGCGCAAGGGCAAGCACGCCCGCCAGGGGTGGCGCCGCCGCATCGGCAACCTCGGCCCGTGGAACCCCTCGCGCGTGCGCTCGACGGTCCCCCAGCAGGGGCAGACCGGCTACCACCAGCGCACCGAGCTGAACAAGCGCGTCATCGCCCTCGGCGACGAGGAGGTGACCCCGGACGGCGGCTTCGTCAACTACGGCGAGGTCGGCGGCGACTACATGCTCGTCAAGGGGTCGCTCCCGGGGCCGAAGAAGCGCCTGCTGCGCTTCCGGCCCGCCGTCCGACCGAGCGAAACGCCCCGCCTCGATCCCGAGGTGCGGTACGTCTCTACGGAGTCTAACCAAGGATGA
- the rpl4p gene encoding 50S ribosomal protein L4: protein MKATVRDLDGGDAGELDLPEVFETPYRPDLIRRAVRAAQANRKQDYGADEYAGMRTPAESFGSGRGMAHVPRQNGVGRRVPQTVGGRRAHPPKTEKDRGEKINRKERQLAVRSAIAATADAELVRERGHRFDEDVELPLVVSDDFEDLVKTREVVEALDALGVAADVERADAGKTVRAGRGTTRGRKYRRPKSILFVTAGEPSKAARNLAGADVATAREVNAEDLAPGTHAGRLTIFTESAIEEVADR, encoded by the coding sequence ATGAAGGCGACAGTACGCGACCTGGACGGCGGGGACGCGGGGGAACTCGACCTCCCTGAGGTCTTCGAGACCCCCTACCGCCCGGATCTCATCCGGCGGGCCGTTCGCGCCGCCCAGGCCAACCGCAAACAGGACTACGGTGCCGACGAGTACGCCGGGATGCGAACCCCGGCTGAGTCGTTCGGCTCCGGTCGCGGCATGGCGCACGTGCCCCGACAGAACGGCGTCGGTCGCCGCGTCCCCCAGACGGTGGGCGGACGACGCGCGCACCCGCCGAAGACCGAGAAGGATCGCGGCGAGAAGATCAACCGGAAGGAGCGTCAGCTCGCCGTCCGCTCGGCCATCGCGGCCACGGCGGACGCGGAGCTGGTCCGCGAGCGCGGTCACCGCTTCGACGAGGACGTCGAACTCCCGCTCGTGGTCTCCGACGACTTCGAGGACCTCGTGAAGACGAGGGAGGTCGTCGAGGCGCTCGACGCGCTCGGCGTCGCGGCCGACGTCGAACGCGCCGACGCGGGCAAGACGGTCCGCGCCGGTCGCGGGACGACCCGCGGGCGCAAGTACAGGCGCCCGAAGTCGATCCTCTTCGTGACCGCCGGGGAGCCCTCGAAGGCCGCCCGGAACCTCGCGGGAGCCGACGTGGCGACCGCCCGGGAGGTCAACGCGGAGGACCTCGCGCCCGGCACGCACGCCGGTCGGCTGACGATCTTCACCGAGAGCGCCATCGAGGAGGTGGCAGACAGATGA
- a CDS encoding 50S ribosomal protein L23 yields MSIIKHPNVTEKAMNEMDFENKLEFIVDADASKPEIKEALEEQFDIAIVSVNTQVTPRGTKKATVRLSEDDDAQEVASRIGVF; encoded by the coding sequence ATGAGCATCATCAAGCATCCCAACGTCACGGAGAAGGCGATGAACGAGATGGACTTCGAGAACAAACTCGAGTTTATCGTCGACGCCGACGCCTCGAAGCCCGAGATCAAGGAGGCGCTCGAGGAGCAGTTCGACATCGCCATCGTGAGCGTCAACACGCAGGTAACGCCCAGGGGAACGAAGAAGGCCACCGTGCGCCTGTCGGAGGACGACGACGCACAGGAGGTCGCCTCCCGAATCGGGGTGTTCTGA
- a CDS encoding 50S ribosomal protein L2 — MGRRIQGQRRGRGTPTFRAPSHRYKAQLDHRKVEDGDVVRGTVVDIEHDPARSAPVAAVEFEDGDQRLVLAPEGIAVGEEIQVGVSAEIAPGNTLPLREIPEGVPVCNVERQPGDGGKFARASGVSATLLTHDRKAAVVQLPSGEIRRLSPDCRATIGVVAGGGRTEKPFVKAGKKYHKMRARGTKWPRVRGVAMNAVDHPFGGGGRQHPGRPKSVSRHAPPGRKVGDIASRKTGRGGNRGNK; from the coding sequence GTGGGGCGACGAATCCAGGGTCAGCGACGCGGGCGCGGCACGCCGACGTTCCGCGCGCCGTCGCACCGCTACAAGGCGCAGCTCGATCACCGGAAGGTGGAGGACGGCGACGTCGTCCGCGGCACGGTCGTGGACATCGAACACGACCCGGCCCGCTCGGCCCCCGTCGCGGCCGTCGAGTTCGAGGACGGCGATCAGCGCCTCGTGCTCGCGCCCGAGGGGATCGCGGTCGGCGAGGAGATCCAGGTCGGCGTCAGCGCCGAGATCGCCCCCGGCAACACCCTCCCGCTGCGGGAGATCCCGGAGGGGGTCCCGGTGTGCAACGTCGAGCGCCAGCCCGGCGACGGCGGCAAGTTCGCCCGCGCGTCGGGCGTGAGCGCGACGCTGCTCACCCACGACCGGAAGGCGGCCGTCGTACAGCTCCCGAGCGGCGAGATCCGCCGGCTGTCGCCGGACTGCCGCGCCACCATCGGCGTGGTCGCCGGCGGCGGCCGGACGGAGAAGCCGTTCGTGAAGGCCGGAAAGAAGTACCACAAGATGCGCGCCCGCGGCACGAAGTGGCCGCGCGTGCGCGGCGTGGCGATGAACGCCGTCGACCACCCGTTCGGGGGCGGCGGCCGCCAGCACCCCGGCCGACCGAAGAGCGTCTCCCGCCACGCGCCCCCGGGGCGCAAGGTGGGCGACATCGCCAGCCGGAAGACCGGCCGCGGCGGTAACCGAGGGAACAAATGA
- a CDS encoding 30S ribosomal protein S19, translating into MSSDYQIGRDKDEEFTYRGHTLDELREMDLEEFAELLPARKRRSIERGLTAEQEKLLAKADKRDAEESANNPLRTHLRDMPIVPAFVGKTFAVYSGQEFERVEVEPEMLGHYLGEFVLTRTSVEHGQAGIGATRSSKFVPLK; encoded by the coding sequence ATGAGTTCGGACTACCAGATCGGCCGCGACAAGGACGAGGAGTTCACGTACCGCGGCCACACGCTCGACGAACTCCGCGAGATGGACCTCGAGGAGTTCGCTGAACTGCTACCCGCCCGCAAGCGGCGAAGCATCGAACGCGGCCTGACCGCCGAGCAGGAGAAGCTGCTCGCGAAGGCCGACAAGCGCGACGCCGAGGAGTCGGCGAACAACCCGCTACGGACGCACCTGCGCGACATGCCGATCGTGCCCGCGTTCGTCGGCAAGACGTTCGCCGTCTACAGCGGCCAGGAGTTCGAACGCGTCGAGGTCGAGCCCGAGATGCTCGGGCACTATCTCGGCGAGTTCGTCCTCACGCGCACCTCCGTCGAACACGGCCAGGCCGGTATCGGGGCGACGCGCTCGTCGAAGTTCGTCCCCCTGAAGTGA
- a CDS encoding 50S ribosomal protein L22, with protein sequence MGISYSVDADPETTAKAMLRERHMSHKHSKEIARAIKGMTAGDAQAYLQDVLDGERSVPFKSHNTGVGHRKDVSGWDAGRYPEKATKAFLDLLENAVGNADHQGFDGERMEIVHVAAHKVGESPGRKPRAFGRATAWNTPQVDVELVLEEVEE encoded by the coding sequence ATGGGAATCAGCTACAGTGTCGACGCGGACCCGGAGACCACCGCGAAAGCGATGCTCCGGGAGCGTCACATGAGCCACAAGCACAGCAAGGAGATCGCCCGCGCGATCAAGGGCATGACCGCCGGCGACGCGCAGGCGTACCTGCAGGACGTGCTCGACGGCGAGCGGTCCGTCCCGTTCAAGTCCCACAACACCGGCGTCGGCCACCGAAAGGACGTCTCCGGCTGGGACGCGGGTCGGTACCCCGAGAAGGCCACGAAGGCGTTCCTCGACCTCCTCGAGAACGCCGTCGGCAACGCCGACCACCAGGGCTTCGACGGCGAGCGCATGGAGATCGTGCACGTCGCGGCCCACAAGGTCGGCGAGTCGCCCGGGCGCAAGCCGCGGGCGTTCGGTCGCGCGACCGCGTGGAACACGCCGCAGGTCGACGTCGAACTCGTACTCGAGGAGGTGGAGGAGTAA
- a CDS encoding 30S ribosomal protein S3 yields MADEHEFIENGLQRTQIDEFFGSELARAGYGGMEVAKTPMGTQIILRAEKPGMVIGKGGKNIRKITAELERRFDLDDPQIDVQEVDEPDLNAQIVADRLANALERGWYFRKAGHTTIDRIMDAGALGAEIVLSGKVTGARSRVEKFNRGYIKHNGEPAESIVDRGDGVSVMKLGTIGVTVKIIPPNAELPDDFQIREDVDVSEYVVEPEEVEGDVEELLDADPAETNEPEFEEVSESEVDREAPPTAEEEVVEEEVLDEDQEVAPPEEDAVEDELDELDEEVEAEAEDLLGEMEEQETAEADVEETVEGADESAGGADESADAPTTEDDVELDEDDEDGEDDEAQDGDESRDEEVEE; encoded by the coding sequence ATGGCGGACGAACACGAGTTCATCGAGAACGGCCTTCAGCGCACGCAGATCGACGAGTTCTTCGGTTCCGAACTCGCCCGCGCCGGCTACGGCGGCATGGAGGTCGCGAAGACGCCGATGGGCACGCAGATCATCCTGCGCGCCGAGAAGCCCGGGATGGTCATCGGCAAGGGCGGGAAGAACATCCGGAAGATCACCGCGGAACTCGAGCGTCGCTTCGACCTCGACGACCCGCAGATCGACGTTCAGGAGGTGGACGAACCGGACCTGAACGCCCAGATCGTCGCCGATCGCCTCGCCAACGCGCTCGAACGCGGGTGGTACTTCCGCAAGGCGGGCCACACCACGATCGACCGCATCATGGACGCGGGCGCGCTCGGCGCGGAGATCGTCCTCTCGGGGAAGGTCACCGGCGCGCGCTCGCGCGTCGAGAAGTTCAACCGGGGCTACATCAAGCACAACGGCGAGCCCGCCGAGTCCATCGTGGACCGCGGCGACGGCGTCTCCGTGATGAAGCTCGGCACCATCGGCGTGACGGTGAAGATCATCCCGCCGAACGCCGAGCTCCCCGACGACTTCCAGATCCGCGAGGACGTGGACGTCTCCGAGTACGTCGTCGAACCCGAGGAGGTCGAGGGCGACGTCGAGGAACTGCTCGACGCCGACCCCGCCGAGACCAACGAACCCGAGTTCGAGGAGGTCAGCGAGTCCGAGGTCGACCGCGAGGCTCCGCCGACCGCCGAGGAGGAGGTCGTCGAGGAGGAGGTCCTCGACGAGGACCAGGAGGTCGCGCCGCCCGAGGAGGACGCTGTCGAGGACGAACTCGACGAACTCGACGAGGAGGTCGAGGCCGAGGCCGAGGACCTCCTGGGCGAGATGGAAGAGCAGGAGACCGCCGAGGCCGACGTCGAGGAGACCGTCGAGGGTGCGGACGAGTCAGCGGGAGGTGCGGACGAGTCCGCCGACGCTCCGACGACCGAGGACGACGTCGAACTCGACGAGGACGACGAGGACGGCGAGGACGACGAGGCGCAGGACGGCGACGAGTCGCGAGACGAGGAGGTGGAGGAGTAG
- the rpmC gene encoding 50S ribosomal protein L29 — protein MAILYADEIRDMTPAERRVELEDLETELLNARAVEAAGGAPEDPGRIKELRRTVARIKTIQREEGDHEESDA, from the coding sequence ATGGCGATCCTCTACGCCGACGAGATCCGCGACATGACGCCGGCCGAGCGCCGGGTCGAACTCGAGGACCTCGAGACGGAACTGCTCAACGCCCGCGCCGTCGAGGCGGCGGGCGGCGCGCCGGAGGATCCGGGGCGCATCAAGGAGCTTCGCCGCACCGTCGCGCGGATCAAGACGATCCAGCGCGAGGAAGGCGACCACGAGGAGAGCGATGCGTGA
- a CDS encoding ribonuclease P protein component 1 — translation MLTAETLPRHELIGLRVRVVESTDPTLVGVEGEVVMETTNTLTVAGARTVQVPKAVATFEFELDGAKRRSADHSSGDEPRDDPEYVVVEGERLVARPARRTERTRGSQWQ, via the coding sequence ATGTTGACCGCCGAGACCCTGCCGCGACACGAACTCATCGGCCTGCGGGTGCGGGTCGTCGAGTCGACCGACCCCACGCTCGTGGGCGTCGAGGGCGAGGTCGTCATGGAGACGACCAACACGCTCACCGTGGCGGGGGCTCGGACCGTGCAGGTGCCGAAGGCGGTCGCGACGTTCGAGTTCGAACTCGACGGCGCGAAGCGACGCTCCGCGGATCACTCGAGCGGCGACGAGCCGCGAGACGACCCCGAGTACGTCGTCGTCGAGGGCGAGCGACTCGTCGCCCGGCCGGCCCGACGCACCGAACGCACACGAGGATCACAATGGCAATAG
- a CDS encoding 30S ribosomal protein S17 has product MAIGLNVPEPEETCSDANCPFHGTLSVRGQTVEGGVASTDMDKTVVVEREYDVFVPKYDRYMKRRSRIPAHAPACLELSEGDTVRIAETRPLSKTKSHVVVEVVERLETAEDTISAPATESGEGE; this is encoded by the coding sequence ATGGCAATAGGACTGAACGTTCCGGAACCGGAGGAGACCTGCTCCGACGCGAACTGCCCGTTTCACGGCACCCTCTCGGTGCGCGGGCAGACCGTCGAGGGGGGCGTCGCCTCCACGGACATGGACAAGACCGTCGTCGTCGAGCGGGAGTACGACGTGTTCGTACCGAAGTACGACCGCTACATGAAACGACGCTCGCGCATCCCGGCCCACGCGCCGGCGTGCCTCGAGTTGTCGGAGGGCGACACGGTCCGCATCGCAGAGACGCGGCCGCTCTCGAAGACGAAGTCACACGTCGTGGTGGAAGTCGTCGAGCGGCTCGAGACAGCCGAAGACACCATCAGCGCCCCGGCCACCGAGTCGGGGGAGGGTGAGTGA
- a CDS encoding 50S ribosomal protein L14 yields MQALTADVTPGLEKGSLITCADNTGARELRVISVSGYHGTKNRHPKAGLGDKVTVSVTKGTPEMRRQVLEAVVIRQRKPIRRPDGTRVKFEDNAGVIVDENEDPRGTEIKGPIAQEVAERFGSIASTATMIV; encoded by the coding sequence ATGCAGGCGCTGACCGCCGACGTGACCCCGGGCCTGGAGAAGGGCTCGCTCATCACGTGCGCCGACAACACCGGCGCGCGCGAGCTTCGAGTCATCTCCGTCTCGGGCTACCACGGCACGAAGAACCGCCACCCGAAGGCGGGCCTCGGTGACAAGGTCACCGTCTCGGTCACGAAGGGGACCCCGGAGATGCGCCGGCAGGTCCTCGAGGCCGTCGTCATCCGCCAGCGCAAGCCGATCCGCCGGCCGGACGGCACGCGGGTGAAGTTCGAGGACAACGCGGGCGTCATCGTCGACGAGAACGAGGACCCCCGCGGGACCGAGATCAAGGGCCCCATCGCGCAGGAAGTGGCCGAACGATTCGGCAGCATCGCCAGCACGGCGACGATGATCGTATGA
- the rplX gene encoding 50S ribosomal protein L24, with the protein MTRQPRKQRNRRANAPLHERHKQVRAPLSPELREEYGRRSVRVNAGDTVEVLRGDFAGEEGEVQTVDLRRAVIHVEGVTLEKADGEDVPRPLDASNVRVTDLDLDDEVREGRLTEDE; encoded by the coding sequence ATGACCCGACAACCACGCAAACAACGCAACCGACGCGCCAACGCACCGCTCCACGAGCGGCACAAGCAGGTTCGCGCGCCGCTCTCGCCGGAACTCCGCGAGGAGTACGGCAGGCGCAGCGTCCGCGTCAACGCCGGCGACACCGTCGAGGTGCTCCGCGGCGACTTCGCGGGCGAGGAAGGCGAGGTCCAGACGGTCGACCTCCGCCGCGCCGTGATCCACGTCGAGGGCGTCACGCTCGAGAAGGCGGACGGCGAGGACGTCCCCCGACCGCTCGACGCGAGCAACGTCCGCGTGACCGACCTCGACCTCGACGACGAGGTGCGCGAGGGGCGTCTAACGGAGGACGAATAA
- a CDS encoding 30S ribosomal protein S4e codes for MSKHQKRLSVPKSWPVARKTATFTVKAGAGPHGEAGVPLLVLLRDVLGYVDSKKEARYALEQGSVLVNGQRPSDERRPIGMFDILSFPDRDEHYRVFPGEGGRLALTAIAADAADSKLGKVVGKRHVSGGDVQLSLHDGSTLLTDDESVACKDSIVVDNESTEIVAHFPYEEGALVTAVDGQHAGEIGEIEEITVTAGSGSNSVTVSQEDVEGFETVEEYVVVIDEKFTGEVSEE; via the coding sequence ATGAGCAAGCATCAGAAACGGCTCTCGGTACCGAAGTCGTGGCCGGTCGCGCGCAAGACGGCGACGTTCACCGTGAAGGCGGGCGCGGGCCCGCACGGCGAGGCGGGGGTTCCCCTGCTCGTGCTGCTGCGCGACGTGCTCGGCTACGTCGATTCGAAGAAGGAAGCGCGCTACGCGCTCGAACAGGGCAGCGTGCTCGTCAACGGCCAGCGGCCGTCCGACGAGCGCCGTCCCATCGGGATGTTCGACATCCTGTCGTTCCCCGATCGCGACGAGCACTACCGCGTCTTCCCCGGCGAGGGCGGTCGGCTCGCGCTGACGGCCATCGCGGCGGACGCGGCCGACTCGAAGCTCGGCAAGGTCGTGGGCAAGCGACACGTCTCGGGCGGCGACGTCCAGCTGTCGCTGCACGACGGCTCGACGCTCCTGACCGACGACGAGTCCGTCGCCTGCAAGGACTCGATCGTCGTCGACAACGAGTCGACGGAGATCGTCGCGCACTTCCCCTACGAGGAGGGCGCGCTCGTCACCGCGGTCGACGGTCAGCACGCCGGCGAGATCGGCGAGATCGAGGAGATCACCGTCACCGCCGGCAGCGGCTCGAACTCCGTCACCGTCTCCCAGGAGGACGTCGAGGGCTTCGAGACCGTCGAGGAGTACGTCGTCGTCATCGACGAGAAGTTCACCGGCGAGGTGAGTGAGGAATGA
- a CDS encoding 50S ribosomal protein L5: protein MSEAEAEFHEMRRPTVEKVVVHMGVGEGGQTLANAQDILEEITGQESVRTVAKRTVQEFNVREGDPIGAKVTLRGEPAREFLETALPLVEIRRRQFDETGNFSFGVDDHTDFPGQEYNPNIGIYGLDVTVNLVRPGYRVRKRDAATRQIPSKHRLTVGDAIEFLEAEFDVEVN, encoded by the coding sequence ATGAGCGAGGCGGAAGCCGAGTTCCACGAGATGCGTCGGCCGACCGTCGAGAAGGTCGTCGTCCACATGGGCGTCGGCGAGGGCGGTCAGACGCTCGCCAACGCACAGGACATCCTCGAGGAGATCACCGGGCAGGAGTCCGTTCGGACGGTCGCGAAGCGCACCGTCCAGGAGTTCAACGTCCGCGAGGGCGACCCGATCGGCGCGAAGGTCACCCTCCGCGGCGAGCCCGCGCGGGAGTTCCTCGAGACGGCGCTCCCGCTCGTCGAGATCCGACGCCGGCAGTTCGACGAGACGGGGAACTTCAGCTTCGGCGTGGACGACCACACCGACTTCCCCGGCCAGGAGTACAACCCCAACATCGGAATCTACGGGCTGGACGTGACGGTCAACCTCGTCCGCCCGGGCTACCGCGTTCGCAAGCGCGACGCGGCAACCCGGCAGATCCCGTCGAAGCACCGACTGACCGTCGGGGACGCGATCGAGTTCCTCGAAGCCGAGTTCGACGTGGAGGTCAACTGA
- a CDS encoding 30S ribosomal protein S14 gives MSESETEQETGEHAAKRTGQLEACQRCGRKQGLVGKYDIWLCRQCFREIARGMGFKKYS, from the coding sequence ATGAGCGAGAGCGAAACCGAACAGGAGACGGGCGAGCACGCCGCGAAGCGGACCGGCCAGCTCGAGGCCTGCCAGCGCTGCGGGCGCAAGCAGGGCCTCGTCGGCAAGTACGACATCTGGCTGTGCCGGCAGTGCTTCCGCGAGATCGCCCGCGGAATGGGATTCAAGAAGTACAGCTAA
- a CDS encoding 30S ribosomal protein S8, translated as MVDNDPLSSALSGLNNAESVGHLTQTIQPASNVIGSVLEVFYDRGYIDGFQFVDDGKAGRFEVELKGAINECGPVKPRYSAKADEFERWEKRYLPARDYGSLIVTTSQGIMSHYEAREAGVGGQVIAYVY; from the coding sequence ATGGTGGATAACGACCCCCTGTCCAGCGCGCTCTCGGGCCTCAACAACGCCGAGAGCGTCGGACATCTGACCCAGACGATACAGCCCGCCTCGAACGTCATCGGCTCCGTCCTCGAGGTCTTCTACGACCGCGGGTACATCGACGGCTTCCAGTTCGTCGACGACGGCAAGGCCGGTCGGTTCGAGGTCGAACTGAAGGGTGCCATCAACGAGTGTGGACCCGTCAAGCCGCGCTACTCCGCGAAGGCGGACGAGTTCGAGCGGTGGGAGAAGCGATACCTCCCCGCGCGCGACTACGGGTCCCTCATCGTGACAACGAGTCAGGGCATCATGAGCCACTACGAGGCCCGCGAGGCGGGCGTCGGTGGCCAGGTCATCGCGTACGTGTACTAA
- a CDS encoding 50S ribosomal protein L6, with protein MSRTEIELPDEVSASMDHLDLTVEGPNGSVTRNLWYPDVTVTVEDGSVVIETETENRKTNATVGTFESHVRNMVHGVTEGWEYEMTVLYSHFPMQVTVEGGDVVINNFLGEKAPRRTTIHGDTEVQVDGEEITLTGSDKESVGQTAADIEQLTRINDKDTRVFQDGVYITSKPTRGDA; from the coding sequence ATGAGCCGAACAGAGATCGAACTACCGGACGAAGTCAGCGCGTCGATGGACCACCTCGACCTCACCGTCGAGGGGCCGAACGGTTCCGTGACGCGGAATCTGTGGTATCCCGACGTGACGGTCACCGTCGAGGACGGTTCCGTCGTCATCGAGACGGAGACGGAGAACCGAAAGACGAACGCGACCGTCGGCACCTTCGAGAGCCACGTCCGCAACATGGTCCACGGCGTGACCGAGGGCTGGGAGTACGAGATGACGGTTCTCTACTCTCACTTCCCGATGCAGGTCACCGTCGAGGGCGGCGACGTCGTCATCAACAACTTCCTCGGGGAGAAGGCCCCGCGGCGGACGACGATCCACGGCGACACGGAGGTCCAGGTCGACGGCGAGGAGATCACCCTCACCGGCTCGGACAAGGAGTCCGTCGGCCAGACCGCGGCCGACATCGAGCAGCTGACGCGCATCAACGACAAGGACACCCGCGTCTTCCAGGACGGGGTGTACATCACGTCGAAACCCACCCGAGGTGACGCCTGA